A DNA window from Allokutzneria albata contains the following coding sequences:
- a CDS encoding TRAP transporter permease yields the protein MAGPTVDELVADYDEERPARRLTGRWEFGVGLAAFAVALLVLKQVFFPFSKGGQYYLIFFLALVLPLVFLVYRPGLSRSQRRERDNPPVYDWVLAALALLVGLYPVLGGFDAFLDRQGSLSTMDILCGAVLLVLILEACRRTTGLVLPLVCVAFLAYAYYGGFMPPEWTIAHAGIDFSQIINALYNDASGFYGTPLDVAATYIVLFTIYGAMLEASGAGKFFVDISFATFRKSATAPGRTTALSGFLLGTVSGSGTATTVSLGAVTWPILQRAGYPKEQAGGLLAASGIGAILSPPTLGAAAFIIAEYLQVSYFAVLLWALLPTVLYYLGIVLAVQADAKRFGAREIDIDTPSPWQVLKRGGYHFASLAIIVVFLALDIPPFAAVVYATGLAAVFALGSKLLAGGSIVDWLREVAVALSRGVRGALPVVAVCAAAGVITSTITKTGLGQVLSSALVDLAGALSTDPTVVLLLTVLFSAVAVGVLGLAVPVTASFIIAWVVLGPAMATLGVDAPERAMFLFYYAVLSEVTPPTALAAVAAAAITGGAVMRTMWQTWKYTLPAFLVPIAFVLTDNGAALLLQRPFLDTVWVFAVSALGVAALSVTTGGWLLGPARWPERLLCALAALMLLYLQPVVVVIGLAVLAAAVVVHLVTRRRSKGVEIDA from the coding sequence TTGGCCGGTCCGACGGTCGATGAGCTGGTTGCCGACTACGACGAGGAACGCCCCGCGCGCCGTCTCACCGGGCGTTGGGAGTTCGGTGTCGGTCTCGCCGCGTTCGCCGTCGCGCTACTCGTGCTCAAACAGGTGTTCTTCCCGTTCAGCAAGGGCGGGCAGTACTACCTGATCTTTTTTCTGGCGCTGGTGCTGCCCCTGGTCTTCCTCGTCTACCGTCCAGGGTTGTCCCGCTCGCAACGGCGCGAGCGGGACAATCCGCCGGTCTACGACTGGGTGCTCGCCGCGCTGGCGTTGCTGGTCGGGCTCTACCCGGTGCTCGGCGGCTTCGACGCCTTCCTCGACCGTCAGGGCTCTCTGTCCACAATGGACATCCTGTGCGGGGCCGTGCTGCTGGTGCTCATCCTGGAGGCGTGCAGGCGCACCACCGGGCTCGTGCTGCCCCTGGTGTGCGTCGCCTTCCTGGCGTACGCCTACTACGGCGGATTCATGCCGCCCGAATGGACGATCGCGCACGCGGGCATCGACTTCAGCCAGATCATCAACGCGCTCTACAACGACGCCAGCGGTTTCTACGGCACCCCGTTGGACGTCGCGGCCACCTACATCGTGCTGTTCACCATCTACGGCGCGATGCTGGAGGCCTCCGGCGCGGGCAAGTTCTTCGTGGACATCAGCTTCGCCACGTTCCGGAAGTCGGCGACGGCGCCCGGCCGCACCACCGCGCTCTCCGGTTTCCTGCTCGGCACCGTCTCCGGTTCGGGCACGGCGACCACGGTCAGCCTGGGCGCGGTGACCTGGCCGATCCTCCAGCGCGCGGGCTACCCGAAGGAACAGGCGGGCGGACTGCTCGCCGCCTCGGGCATCGGCGCGATCCTGTCCCCGCCGACCCTGGGCGCCGCAGCGTTCATCATCGCCGAGTACCTGCAGGTCTCCTACTTCGCAGTGCTGCTGTGGGCGTTGCTGCCGACGGTGCTCTACTACCTCGGGATCGTGCTCGCGGTGCAGGCCGACGCCAAGCGCTTCGGCGCCCGCGAGATCGACATCGACACCCCGAGCCCCTGGCAGGTGCTCAAGCGCGGTGGCTACCACTTCGCCTCGCTGGCGATCATCGTGGTGTTCCTGGCCCTGGACATCCCGCCGTTCGCGGCCGTGGTCTACGCGACCGGCCTGGCCGCGGTGTTCGCTCTGGGAAGCAAGCTCCTCGCCGGCGGGTCCATTGTGGACTGGCTGCGCGAGGTCGCCGTCGCGCTCTCCCGCGGTGTGCGCGGCGCGCTGCCGGTCGTCGCGGTCTGCGCCGCCGCGGGCGTGATCACGTCGACGATCACCAAGACCGGGCTCGGCCAGGTGCTGTCCTCGGCGCTGGTCGACCTCGCGGGCGCGCTGTCCACCGATCCCACCGTGGTGCTGCTGCTGACCGTGCTGTTCTCGGCCGTCGCGGTCGGGGTGCTCGGTCTCGCGGTACCGGTGACCGCCTCGTTCATCATCGCGTGGGTGGTGCTCGGCCCGGCCATGGCGACGCTCGGCGTCGACGCGCCGGAGCGCGCGATGTTCCTGTTCTACTACGCGGTTCTGTCCGAGGTGACCCCGCCGACCGCGCTCGCGGCGGTCGCGGCCGCGGCGATCACCGGTGGCGCGGTGATGCGCACGATGTGGCAGACGTGGAAGTACACGCTGCCCGCATTCCTCGTGCCGATCGCCTTCGTGCTGACCGACAACGGTGCGGCTCTGTTGCTGCAGCGGCCTTTCCTGGACACCGTGTGGGTGTTCGCCGTGTCCGCGTTGGGTGTCGCCGCGTTGTCGGTGACGACCGGTGGGTGGCTGCTCGGCCCGGCCAGGTGGCCGGAACGCCTGCTGTGCGCGCTCGCCGCGCTGATGCTGCTCTACCTCCAGCCGGTCGTGGTCGTCATCGGGCTCGCGGTCCTCGCCGCGGCCGTGGTGGTGCACCTGGTCACCCGGCGTCGAAGCAAGGGAGTTGAGATCGATGCGTAG
- a CDS encoding DUF3151 domain-containing protein produces the protein MSLHGNLLGPDPTTLPELPVPQAALDSGTDPAQVAREHPYFSAAWAALAERALDSGDAVAAYAYARTGYHRGLDQLRRAGWKGFGPVPWDHAPNQGFLRALAALARAAGEIGETEEFDRCRQFLADSDPKAPAALGLA, from the coding sequence ATGAGCTTGCACGGCAACCTTCTCGGCCCCGACCCCACAACGCTGCCGGAGCTTCCGGTGCCCCAGGCCGCCCTCGACAGCGGCACCGACCCGGCGCAGGTCGCCCGCGAGCACCCGTACTTCAGCGCCGCGTGGGCCGCGCTCGCCGAGCGCGCGCTCGACTCGGGTGACGCGGTCGCCGCCTACGCCTACGCGCGCACCGGCTACCACCGCGGGCTGGACCAGCTCCGCCGCGCGGGCTGGAAGGGCTTCGGCCCGGTGCCGTGGGACCACGCGCCGAACCAGGGCTTCCTGCGCGCGCTGGCCGCGCTCGCCCGTGCCGCCGGGGAGATCGGCGAGACCGAGGAGTTCGACCGCTGCCGCCAGTTCCTCGCCGACAGCGACCCCAAGGCCCCGGCCGCGCTCGGTCTGGCCTGA
- a CDS encoding FUSC family protein, with amino-acid sequence MHRVWAELERRLKRWQRTAVPIVQCSLAAGIAWLVAFYVFGHPRPFFAPIAAVICLGVSFGQRLRRVGELVVGVSVGIGVGDLLISLIGSGPWQITLVVALAMSAAVLLDSGAVIALQAGSSAVLVATLLPPGETGGLDRMVDALIGGVVGLLVAGLLPANPLTVAHRQGKVVLEELERALRGVAAAVRGHDAAKCADVLAKARESHKAVEDLRTGLAAGAEIAKIAPIRWRRRGHLERYKTAATAVDYALRNTRVLVRRALAALRDDEPMPAGVADVLDRLADAVRTLQAELAEGREPVKAREEIYVAARGATLALIGDAGFSSRVVLAQLRSIAVDLLLATGIKRNDAIAALPPLGRRPQPPSTVE; translated from the coding sequence GTGCACCGGGTGTGGGCGGAACTGGAACGCAGGCTGAAGCGCTGGCAGCGCACGGCGGTCCCGATCGTGCAGTGCTCGCTGGCCGCGGGCATCGCCTGGCTGGTCGCGTTCTACGTCTTCGGCCACCCCCGGCCGTTCTTCGCACCGATCGCCGCGGTGATCTGCCTCGGGGTCTCCTTCGGGCAGCGGCTGCGCCGCGTCGGCGAGCTGGTGGTCGGCGTCAGCGTCGGCATCGGCGTCGGCGACCTGCTGATCTCGCTGATCGGCTCGGGACCGTGGCAGATCACGCTGGTCGTCGCGCTGGCCATGTCCGCGGCCGTGCTGCTGGACAGCGGCGCCGTGATCGCGTTGCAGGCCGGGTCCTCGGCCGTGCTGGTCGCCACGCTCCTGCCGCCGGGCGAGACCGGCGGGCTGGACCGCATGGTGGACGCGCTCATCGGCGGGGTCGTCGGCCTGCTCGTCGCGGGGCTGCTGCCCGCGAACCCCCTGACGGTGGCGCACCGCCAGGGCAAGGTGGTGCTCGAGGAACTGGAGCGGGCGCTGCGCGGAGTCGCCGCCGCCGTGCGCGGGCACGACGCCGCGAAGTGCGCCGATGTGCTCGCGAAGGCCAGGGAGAGCCACAAGGCCGTCGAGGACCTGCGGACCGGACTGGCGGCCGGGGCGGAGATCGCCAAGATCGCACCGATACGCTGGCGCCGCCGCGGCCATCTTGAACGGTACAAGACGGCCGCGACCGCTGTGGACTACGCGTTGCGCAACACCAGGGTGCTGGTGCGGCGGGCGCTCGCGGCACTGCGGGACGACGAGCCGATGCCCGCCGGTGTCGCGGACGTGCTCGACCGGCTCGCGGACGCGGTGCGCACGCTCCAGGCCGAGCTGGCCGAGGGGCGGGAACCGGTGAAGGCGAGGGAGGAGATCTACGTTGCGGCACGCGGCGCGACGCTGGCCCTCATCGGTGATGCCGGGTTCTCCTCGCGCGTCGTGCTCGCCCAGCTGCGCTCGATCGCGGTGGACCTGCTGCTGGCGACGGGGATCAAGCGCAACGACGCCATCGCGGCGCTGCCGCCGCTCGGCAGGCGCCCCCAGCCACCGTCCACTGTGGAGTGA
- a CDS encoding dihydrofolate reductase family protein, whose translation MTQLLKVQNFVVSRDGFGAGENQSLERPFGHADPGEMFSWAGATASWPNRTDPGGSRGLDDYLTRDFHNNIGAEIMGRNKFSPHRGPWRDESWRGWWGERPPFRTPVFVLTHHPRPSFTLSDTTFHFVEGEPAAVLERAKAAAQGKDVRLGGGATTIREFLDADLVDTMHVAVSPVELGSGVPLWKSPEELLDRFHLDVVPSSSGVTHHLFWRR comes from the coding sequence ATGACACAGCTGCTGAAAGTCCAGAACTTCGTCGTCTCGCGCGATGGCTTCGGCGCCGGTGAGAACCAGAGCCTGGAGCGGCCGTTCGGCCACGCCGACCCCGGCGAGATGTTCTCCTGGGCCGGCGCAACGGCGAGCTGGCCCAACCGCACCGACCCCGGTGGCAGCCGCGGCCTCGACGACTACCTCACCAGGGACTTCCACAACAACATCGGCGCCGAGATCATGGGCCGCAACAAGTTCAGCCCGCACCGCGGACCGTGGCGGGACGAGAGCTGGCGCGGCTGGTGGGGCGAGCGCCCCCCGTTCCGCACCCCCGTGTTCGTGCTGACCCACCACCCGCGGCCGTCGTTCACCCTCTCCGACACCACGTTCCACTTCGTCGAGGGCGAGCCGGCCGCGGTGCTGGAGCGGGCGAAGGCGGCGGCGCAGGGCAAGGACGTCCGGCTCGGCGGCGGCGCCACCACCATCCGGGAGTTCCTCGACGCGGACCTCGTCGACACGATGCACGTGGCGGTCTCGCCGGTCGAGCTGGGCTCCGGGGTACCGCTCTGGAAGTCTCCCGAGGAACTGCTGGACCGGTTCCACCTCGACGTCGTGCCCAGCTCCAGCGGCGTCACCCACCACCTGTTCTGGCGGAGGTGA
- a CDS encoding HNH endonuclease family protein: protein MLPATLLAGAVSIGVTGSASATPPGIPDTGTAKSELAALRVAPEGPMTGYSREEFPHWGTVSGTCNTRETVLKRDGTNVQTNASCAAVSGSWFSPYDGKTYSAASDIDIDHVVPLAAAWRSGAKAWTKDKRKQFANDLVNPQLIAVKDTVNQQKGDQTPDKWKPPVQGYWCTYAKMWTRSKSKWGLTITQAEKGALSDMLGRC from the coding sequence CTGCTACCCGCGACCCTGCTGGCCGGTGCCGTTTCGATCGGCGTGACCGGATCGGCGTCCGCCACCCCGCCCGGCATCCCCGACACCGGCACCGCGAAGTCCGAGCTCGCCGCGCTGCGCGTGGCGCCGGAGGGCCCGATGACCGGCTACTCCAGGGAAGAGTTCCCGCACTGGGGAACGGTTTCCGGCACCTGCAACACCCGGGAGACGGTGCTCAAGCGCGATGGCACCAACGTGCAGACCAATGCCTCCTGCGCGGCCGTCTCCGGTAGCTGGTTCAGCCCGTACGACGGCAAGACCTACTCCGCCGCGTCGGACATCGACATCGACCACGTCGTGCCGCTCGCGGCAGCGTGGCGGTCCGGCGCGAAGGCGTGGACCAAGGACAAGCGCAAGCAGTTCGCCAACGACCTCGTCAACCCGCAGCTGATCGCGGTGAAGGACACGGTGAACCAGCAGAAGGGCGACCAGACGCCCGACAAGTGGAAGCCGCCGGTGCAGGGCTACTGGTGCACCTACGCGAAGATGTGGACCCGGTCGAAGTCCAAGTGGGGCCTGACGATCACGCAAGCCGAGAAGGGCGCCCTGTCCGACATGCTCGGCCGCTGCTGA
- a CDS encoding MerR family transcriptional regulator has protein sequence MRIGELAEKVGTSTRALRYYESQGLLGARRSANGYRDYDELDLRVAREIRSLLDIGFALEETRPFVACLRAGNAAGDACPDAVAVYRRKIEEIDECVERLHAVRSHLEAQLERAKTHKEKACPRLRRN, from the coding sequence ATGCGCATCGGAGAACTCGCCGAGAAGGTCGGCACCAGCACCAGGGCGCTGCGCTACTACGAGAGCCAGGGCCTGCTCGGCGCCCGGCGCAGCGCCAACGGCTACCGCGACTACGACGAGCTCGACCTGCGGGTCGCCCGTGAGATCCGGTCGCTGCTGGACATCGGCTTCGCGCTGGAGGAGACCCGGCCGTTCGTCGCCTGCCTGCGGGCGGGCAACGCGGCGGGTGACGCGTGCCCGGACGCGGTCGCGGTCTACCGCCGCAAGATCGAGGAGATCGACGAGTGCGTCGAGCGCCTGCACGCGGTCCGCTCCCACCTGGAGGCCCAGCTCGAACGGGCCAAGACGCACAAGGAGAAGGCATGTCCGCGCCTGCGCAGGAACTGA
- a CDS encoding helix-turn-helix domain-containing protein, translated as MSARKSGRPERPISDPESPAGRLAAQLRKLRSSKGNPTYRDMADRVYFSAGTLSAAARGDHFPTRAVVMAFAEACGADPAEWARRWYEAQKPPRPPAPPPRWPPSASPPWPG; from the coding sequence ATGTCTGCGAGGAAATCGGGGCGGCCGGAGCGCCCCATCAGCGATCCGGAGTCACCTGCGGGCAGATTGGCCGCGCAGCTCAGGAAACTCCGCAGCAGCAAGGGGAACCCCACCTACCGCGATATGGCCGACCGGGTCTACTTCTCCGCGGGGACCCTCTCGGCGGCGGCGCGGGGCGACCACTTCCCGACCCGCGCGGTGGTGATGGCCTTCGCCGAGGCGTGCGGCGCCGACCCCGCGGAGTGGGCGAGGCGGTGGTACGAGGCGCAGAAACCGCCCCGGCCACCCGCTCCCCCACCCCGCTGGCCACCATCGGCATCGCCCCCGTGGCCGGGCTAG
- a CDS encoding snapalysin family zinc-dependent metalloprotease yields the protein MALSHLRRAVIGLVVAMPLAAGLQVAASAAPMARTLYYDNSQAGEFAKAWEDAAVVWNNSVKNVKLAKGTAANSSIKILVDNGWPRAQPGRLGSGTVWMGRTAVNQGYHVPRIATHELGHILGLPDRKPGPCSSLMSGSTGGVSCKSVAPNAAEAAEVDRKFAGSRAAEAA from the coding sequence ATGGCACTCTCACACCTCCGACGCGCGGTGATCGGTCTCGTCGTGGCGATGCCGCTCGCGGCCGGCCTGCAGGTCGCGGCGTCCGCGGCCCCGATGGCCCGCACCCTGTACTACGACAACAGCCAGGCGGGCGAGTTCGCCAAGGCCTGGGAGGACGCGGCAGTCGTCTGGAACAACAGCGTCAAGAACGTCAAGCTCGCCAAGGGCACAGCGGCCAACTCGTCGATCAAGATCCTGGTCGACAACGGCTGGCCGCGCGCGCAGCCGGGCAGGCTGGGCTCCGGCACCGTCTGGATGGGCCGCACCGCGGTCAACCAGGGCTACCACGTGCCGCGCATCGCCACCCACGAGCTCGGCCACATCCTCGGCCTGCCGGACCGCAAGCCCGGCCCGTGCTCCAGCCTGATGTCCGGCAGCACGGGCGGCGTGAGCTGCAAGAGCGTCGCGCCGAACGCCGCGGAGGCGGCCGAGGTCGACCGCAAGTTCGCGGGTTCGAGGGCTGCCGAGGCGGCCTAG
- a CDS encoding SRPBCC family protein translates to MGGANDYVFQTRWVVPGSTVGEVREVLGDPRELPRWWPAVYREVVLAEPGDDNGIGAAFDLHTNGWLPYALRWRLTVASHGEDGSSFTGRGDLTGRGEWHYEQRGLDVLVVFDWVVRADRPLLKHGSLLFKPALAANHNWAMRMGERSLLLELDRRRGRPVPAPPTAPRWRSIGAGVALVLGIAVALSRSRRQH, encoded by the coding sequence GTGGGCGGCGCCAACGACTACGTCTTCCAGACCCGGTGGGTGGTGCCCGGCAGCACGGTCGGCGAGGTCCGCGAGGTGCTCGGCGACCCCCGCGAGCTGCCGAGGTGGTGGCCCGCGGTCTACCGCGAGGTGGTGCTCGCCGAGCCCGGGGACGACAACGGCATCGGCGCCGCCTTCGACCTCCACACCAACGGCTGGCTGCCGTACGCGCTGCGCTGGCGGCTGACCGTCGCCTCGCACGGCGAGGACGGTTCGTCCTTCACCGGCCGCGGTGACCTGACCGGCCGCGGTGAGTGGCACTACGAGCAGCGCGGCTTGGACGTGCTCGTCGTCTTCGACTGGGTCGTGCGGGCGGACCGACCGCTGCTGAAGCACGGTTCACTGCTGTTCAAGCCCGCGCTGGCGGCCAACCACAACTGGGCGATGCGGATGGGCGAGCGCAGCCTGTTGCTGGAGCTGGACCGCCGTCGCGGCCGGCCCGTGCCCGCCCCGCCGACAGCACCGCGCTGGCGGTCGATCGGCGCCGGTGTGGCGCTTGTCCTCGGCATTGCTGTGGCTCTTTCGCGTTCGAGAAGACAGCATTAG
- the fbaA gene encoding class II fructose-bisphosphate aldolase has product MPIATPEVYGEMLDRAKANEFAYPAINVTSSETLNAALRGFAEAESDGIVQISTGGAEFLSGTKVKDMVTGAVALAEFAHVVAEKYPVNIALHTDHCPKDKLDGFVRPLIAVSEERVAKGLNPLFQSHMWDGSAVPLAENLQIATELLDRAYKAKIILELEVGVVGGEEDGVDNEINDKLYTSPEDYLKTVEALGAGENGRYLLAATFGNVHGVYKPGNVKLRPEILKQGQDVVAEKLGLPAGSKPFDLVFHGGSGSLLEEIHEAVSYGVIKMNIDTDTQYAFTRPIAAHMFTNYDGVLKIDGEVGNKKTYDPRSYLKAAEQGMAARIAHACENLKSAGRMIAG; this is encoded by the coding sequence ATGCCGATCGCAACCCCCGAGGTCTACGGCGAGATGCTGGACCGGGCCAAGGCGAACGAGTTCGCCTACCCCGCGATCAACGTGACCTCGTCGGAGACCCTGAACGCGGCACTGCGCGGTTTCGCCGAGGCGGAGAGCGACGGCATCGTGCAGATCTCCACGGGCGGTGCGGAGTTCCTGTCCGGCACCAAGGTCAAGGACATGGTCACCGGTGCCGTGGCGCTCGCCGAGTTCGCCCACGTTGTCGCCGAGAAGTACCCGGTCAACATCGCACTGCACACCGACCACTGCCCCAAGGACAAGCTGGACGGGTTCGTCCGCCCGCTGATCGCGGTCTCCGAGGAGCGGGTGGCCAAGGGCCTCAACCCGCTGTTCCAGTCGCACATGTGGGACGGCTCCGCGGTCCCGCTCGCCGAGAACCTGCAGATCGCCACCGAGCTGCTGGACCGCGCCTACAAGGCCAAGATCATCCTTGAGCTGGAGGTCGGCGTCGTCGGCGGCGAGGAGGACGGCGTCGACAACGAGATCAACGACAAGCTCTACACCTCCCCCGAGGACTACCTCAAGACCGTCGAGGCGCTCGGCGCCGGGGAGAACGGCCGCTACCTGCTGGCCGCCACCTTCGGCAACGTGCACGGCGTGTACAAGCCGGGCAACGTGAAGCTGCGCCCGGAGATCCTCAAGCAGGGCCAGGACGTCGTCGCGGAGAAGCTCGGCCTGCCCGCCGGGTCCAAGCCCTTCGACCTCGTCTTCCACGGCGGCTCCGGCTCGCTGCTGGAGGAGATCCACGAGGCGGTGTCCTACGGCGTCATCAAGATGAACATCGACACCGACACCCAGTACGCCTTCACCCGGCCGATCGCGGCGCACATGTTCACCAACTACGACGGTGTGCTCAAGATCGACGGCGAGGTCGGCAACAAGAAGACCTACGACCCGCGCAGCTACCTCAAGGCCGCCGAGCAGGGCATGGCCGCCCGCATCGCGCACGCCTGCGAGAACCTGAAGTCCGCGGGCCGCATGATCGCCGGCTGA
- a CDS encoding glycerophosphodiester phosphodiesterase: MSRRSRTSRIAGLAVSAVAVLGVVGVPASAAPDAAPDATQELAAHRDAGPLVLGHRGASGYRPEHTLAAYELAARMGADYIEPDLVSTKDGVLVARHENEIGGTTDIATRPEFADRKRTKVIDGASLTGWFTEDLTLAELKTLRAKERIPQIRPRNTLYDGRYQVPTFQEVLDLRARLSRELRREIGVYPETKHPTYFSSIKLPLEPALVRTLTRNGLNTPRAKVFVQSFEVGNLKALKRELRVPLIQLIDSSGAPADFVASGDPRTYDDLVKPAGLKEIASYAAGIGPAKDRIIPRDAKGFLTQPTTLVKDAHAVKLKVHPFTFRNENSFLPADFRSSTDPAQYGRAFDEYSLFFKQGVDGLFSDNPDTAVAARAEFLNR; the protein is encoded by the coding sequence ATGTCTCGCCGCTCGCGGACGTCCCGGATCGCCGGACTCGCCGTCTCCGCAGTCGCCGTGCTCGGCGTCGTCGGGGTACCCGCATCGGCCGCGCCCGACGCCGCACCGGACGCCACCCAGGAACTCGCCGCGCACCGCGACGCCGGTCCCCTCGTGCTCGGCCACCGCGGTGCCTCCGGCTACCGCCCCGAGCACACGCTGGCCGCCTACGAGCTGGCCGCGCGGATGGGCGCCGACTACATCGAGCCGGACCTCGTCTCCACCAAGGACGGCGTGCTGGTCGCGCGGCACGAGAACGAGATCGGTGGCACCACCGACATCGCCACCCGCCCGGAGTTCGCCGACCGCAAGCGCACCAAGGTCATCGACGGCGCCTCGCTCACCGGCTGGTTCACCGAGGACCTGACGCTGGCCGAGCTCAAGACGTTGCGGGCCAAGGAGCGCATCCCGCAGATCCGGCCGCGCAACACCCTCTACGACGGCCGCTACCAGGTGCCGACGTTCCAGGAGGTGCTCGACCTGCGCGCCCGGCTCTCCCGCGAGCTGCGCCGCGAGATCGGCGTGTACCCGGAGACCAAGCACCCCACGTACTTCAGCTCGATCAAGCTGCCGCTGGAGCCCGCGCTGGTCCGCACGCTCACCCGCAACGGGCTGAACACCCCGCGCGCCAAGGTCTTCGTGCAGTCCTTCGAGGTCGGCAACCTCAAGGCGCTCAAGCGGGAGCTGCGGGTGCCGCTGATCCAGCTGATCGACTCCTCCGGCGCGCCCGCCGACTTCGTCGCCTCCGGTGACCCGCGCACCTACGACGACCTGGTCAAGCCCGCCGGTCTGAAGGAGATCGCGAGCTACGCCGCGGGCATCGGCCCGGCCAAGGACCGCATCATCCCGCGCGATGCCAAGGGCTTCCTCACGCAGCCGACCACCCTGGTCAAGGACGCGCACGCGGTGAAGCTGAAGGTGCACCCGTTCACCTTCCGCAACGAGAACAGCTTCCTGCCCGCGGACTTCCGCAGCTCCACCGATCCGGCGCAGTACGGCCGCGCGTTCGACGAGTACTCGCTGTTCTTCAAGCAGGGCGTCGACGGGCTGTTCTCCGACAACCCCGACACCGCCGTGGCCGCACGTGCGGAGTTCCTGAACCGCTAG
- the trxA gene encoding thioredoxin has protein sequence MSAPAQELTVVTDATFDEVVLGSDLPVVVDFWATWCPPCRMIAPVLAEIAAEHPDEVRIVKINYDENPAVGARYAVLSLPTLLVFHRGEVVRRVVGAKPKTRLLKELGITD, from the coding sequence ATGTCCGCGCCTGCGCAGGAACTGACCGTGGTCACCGACGCGACCTTCGACGAGGTGGTGCTCGGCAGCGACCTCCCCGTGGTGGTCGACTTCTGGGCGACCTGGTGCCCGCCGTGCCGCATGATCGCGCCCGTGCTCGCCGAGATCGCCGCCGAGCACCCGGACGAGGTGCGCATCGTCAAGATCAACTACGACGAGAACCCCGCCGTCGGCGCCCGCTACGCGGTGCTGTCGCTGCCCACGCTGCTGGTCTTCCACCGCGGCGAGGTCGTCCGCCGGGTCGTCGGTGCCAAGCCCAAGACCAGGCTGCTCAAGGAGCTGGGCATCACCGACTGA
- a CDS encoding adenylosuccinate synthase, which produces MPAIVLIGAQWGDEGKGKATDLLGEQVQWVVRYQGGNNAGHTVVLPDGQDFALHLIPSGILTPGVTNVIGNGVVVDPGVLLEELSGLEERGVDTSRLLLSADAHLIMPYHVAIDKVTERYLGKAKIGTTGRGIGPCYQDKIARVGVRVQDLLDEKILRQKVEAALEFKNQVLVKVYNRRALDANQVVDTVLEHAARFSHRIADTRLLLNQALERGETVLLEGSQGTLLDVDHGTYPFVTSSNPTSGGAAVGSGIGPNRITTVIGILKAYTTRVGSGPFPTELHDQWGELLRKKGGEVGVTTGRARRTGWFDAVIARYAARVNGITDYFLTKLDVLSGLDRVPVCVGYDVDGVRHDDMPMTQTDVHHAKPVYEELPGWWEDISHCRTFEELPANAQAYVLRLEELSGARMSAIGVGPGRDQTIVRHPMA; this is translated from the coding sequence ATGCCTGCCATCGTCCTGATCGGCGCCCAGTGGGGCGACGAAGGCAAGGGCAAGGCCACCGACCTGCTCGGGGAGCAGGTGCAGTGGGTCGTTCGCTACCAGGGCGGCAACAACGCCGGCCACACCGTGGTTCTTCCCGACGGGCAGGACTTCGCCCTGCACCTGATCCCCTCGGGCATCCTGACCCCGGGCGTCACCAACGTGATCGGCAACGGCGTCGTCGTCGACCCGGGTGTGCTGCTGGAGGAGCTGTCCGGTCTGGAGGAGCGCGGGGTGGACACCTCCCGCCTGCTGCTCTCCGCCGACGCGCACCTGATCATGCCGTACCACGTGGCCATCGATAAGGTCACCGAGCGCTACCTCGGCAAGGCCAAGATCGGCACCACCGGCCGCGGCATCGGCCCGTGCTACCAGGACAAGATCGCCCGTGTCGGCGTCCGGGTGCAGGACCTGCTGGACGAGAAGATCCTCCGGCAGAAGGTCGAGGCCGCGCTGGAGTTCAAGAACCAGGTGCTGGTCAAGGTCTACAACCGCCGCGCGCTGGACGCGAACCAGGTCGTGGACACCGTGCTGGAGCACGCCGCCAGGTTCTCGCACCGCATCGCCGACACCCGCCTGCTGCTCAACCAGGCGTTGGAGCGCGGCGAGACCGTGCTGCTGGAGGGCTCGCAGGGCACCCTGCTCGACGTCGACCACGGCACCTACCCGTTCGTCACCTCCTCCAACCCGACCTCCGGCGGCGCCGCGGTCGGCTCCGGCATCGGCCCGAACCGGATCACCACGGTGATCGGCATCCTCAAGGCCTACACCACCCGCGTCGGCTCCGGTCCGTTCCCGACCGAGCTGCACGACCAGTGGGGCGAGCTGCTGCGCAAGAAGGGCGGGGAGGTCGGCGTGACCACCGGCCGCGCCCGCCGCACCGGCTGGTTCGACGCCGTGATCGCCCGCTACGCCGCGCGCGTCAACGGCATCACCGACTACTTCCTGACCAAGCTGGACGTGCTCTCCGGCCTGGACCGGGTGCCCGTGTGCGTCGGCTACGACGTGGACGGTGTCCGCCACGACGACATGCCGATGACGCAGACCGACGTGCACCACGCCAAGCCGGTCTACGAGGAGCTGCCGGGCTGGTGGGAGGACATCAGCCACTGCCGCACCTTCGAGGAGCTGCCCGCCAACGCGCAGGCGTACGTGCTGCGCCTGGAGGAGCTGTCCGGTGCGCGGATGTCCGCGATCGGCGTGGGCCCGGGAAGGGACCAGACGATCGTCCGCCACCCGATGGCGTAG